A stretch of Geobacter sp. DNA encodes these proteins:
- a CDS encoding response regulator has translation MGKILIVDDDAGFLDVIGTYLSENYPHLQVITCGKPYQALHFICRGDLDLLVIDLEMPDLDGSKLFHYAVGTGMDAKRIVILSGREADYLHEHFPLGTCLAVLNKFEAKQKVVLDMIFSSLNRKAAARGMLDTVGVTKAKE, from the coding sequence ATGGGCAAGATTCTGATCGTTGATGATGATGCTGGATTTCTGGACGTAATAGGTACCTACCTTTCAGAAAATTACCCGCACCTTCAGGTAATCACCTGCGGCAAGCCGTATCAGGCACTGCACTTCATCTGCAGAGGCGATCTGGACCTCCTGGTTATTGACCTTGAGATGCCGGATCTTGACGGCTCAAAACTGTTTCACTATGCCGTTGGCACCGGCATGGATGCCAAGAGGATTGTTATCCTATCGGGTCGTGAGGCAGATTATCTTCATGAACATTTTCCCCTGGGAACCTGTCTTGCGGTTCTCAACAAATTCGAGGCAAAGCAGAAGGTTGTCCTGGACATGATCTTTAGTTCGCTCAATCGTAAGGCGGCAGCGCGCGGGATGCTTGATACGGTTGGCGTAACAAAGGCGAAGGAGTGA
- a CDS encoding ABC transporter substrate-binding protein, with translation MLIVTVAYPVSLARSSTIIVAAVLSSDLPRYRNAHRAFVRALAIKGYDQDAVEIITQVPNPDPISWSNAIRKFNAIGANIIVAYGAPAALAAVQESHDIPIVFVDVYAPLETGIAKSLSTPGANATGISSKVPLITLVRTAMEFKAFRQIGVLYSSREIGSVVQLKEMKRIAVQQGFSVVEANVPSAAVLDTALSSMISQVDCVYITEASVVGRNLDKVIRRALDNKIPVISQVPDSGEKGALVSLEAHPAELGQQAADCVVRILGGKKPSLMPISPPKKVDLFINMKTARALDLHVPLKVLNLATRVIK, from the coding sequence ATGCTGATTGTGACTGTGGCCTATCCGGTTTCATTGGCTCGTTCGAGCACTATCATCGTGGCTGCTGTCCTGTCCAGTGACCTTCCCCGTTATCGCAATGCCCATCGTGCATTTGTGCGGGCGCTGGCCATCAAGGGATACGACCAGGATGCCGTCGAAATAATCACCCAGGTGCCGAACCCCGACCCCATCTCATGGTCCAACGCAATTCGCAAGTTCAATGCCATTGGCGCAAACATCATCGTTGCCTATGGAGCTCCGGCTGCACTTGCCGCTGTCCAGGAATCACACGACATTCCCATTGTCTTTGTTGATGTCTATGCCCCTCTTGAGACCGGTATTGCAAAGAGTCTTTCTACTCCTGGCGCAAATGCCACCGGAATCAGTTCCAAGGTGCCACTTATCACACTGGTGCGGACGGCCATGGAATTCAAGGCGTTCCGACAGATCGGTGTTCTGTACAGTTCCCGGGAGATCGGTTCGGTCGTGCAACTGAAGGAGATGAAACGGATTGCTGTACAACAGGGCTTTTCAGTAGTCGAGGCTAATGTGCCCAGCGCAGCGGTCTTGGATACGGCGCTCTCTTCAATGATTTCCCAGGTCGACTGTGTCTATATCACGGAGGCATCGGTCGTGGGACGTAATCTGGACAAGGTGATCCGGCGGGCTTTGGATAACAAGATTCCGGTCATCAGCCAGGTTCCCGATTCCGGCGAAAAAGGGGCGCTTGTTTCCCTTGAGGCTCACCCGGCAGAATTGGGGCAGCAGGCGGCAGATTGTGTAGTACGTATTCTCGGCGGGAAAAAACCCTCACTCATGCCCATTTCACCTCCTAAAAAAGTCGATCTTTTCATCAACATGAAGACCGCTCGAGCTCTCGACCTGCATGTTCCCCTGAAGGTCCTGAATCTGGCGACCAGGGTCATCAAGTAG